From Domibacillus sp. DTU_2020_1001157_1_SI_ALB_TIR_016, a single genomic window includes:
- a CDS encoding SpoVR family protein, which yields MKHADLQYAIEEITDIAAGFGLDFYSMRYEICPADIIYTFGAYGMPARFSHWRFGKRFYKMKLHYEMGLSKIYELVMNTDPCQAFLLNTNSLVQNKLIVAHVLAHSDFFKNNVHFEKTNNQMEKSMASAAERISQLTDEHGIEQVEAFLDAVLSIEEHVDPLAHIGSHQIDEPFTHRYEYDDLWEKESAPKQVEETFFEKDLLAFIAANSPVLTDWQREIVMLIRQEMLYFWPQMETKIMNEGWASYWHMKIMRELSLTESEAIEYARLNADVVQPSKMGINPYYLGVKLYEYIEKQYGNREILFDIRARESDISFLRNYLTKEFVEQEDLYLFEKKGAHWTITDKEWASVQDQLVSSKVNGGFPSLYVTDGKEDLHILHSYEGKELDVGYLEQTIPNLYTLWGKPVHLTTVIDGRTTIFTYGKDGLKRKYGGMFTG from the coding sequence ATGAAGCATGCTGATCTTCAATATGCAATCGAAGAAATTACAGATATTGCTGCAGGATTCGGGCTTGATTTCTATTCAATGCGTTATGAAATTTGCCCGGCAGATATTATTTACACTTTTGGTGCTTATGGAATGCCTGCCCGTTTTTCGCATTGGCGGTTTGGGAAGCGATTTTACAAAATGAAGCTCCACTATGAGATGGGGCTCAGCAAAATATACGAGCTGGTAATGAATACAGATCCGTGCCAGGCTTTTTTGCTCAATACAAACTCACTCGTTCAAAACAAGCTTATTGTTGCCCATGTTTTAGCTCACTCGGACTTTTTTAAAAATAATGTCCACTTTGAAAAAACAAATAACCAAATGGAAAAATCAATGGCTTCTGCAGCAGAGCGGATCAGCCAGTTAACAGATGAACATGGAATTGAGCAGGTGGAAGCTTTTCTTGACGCCGTTTTATCCATTGAGGAGCATGTAGATCCCCTGGCACATATCGGCTCTCATCAAATCGACGAGCCATTCACTCACCGTTACGAATACGATGATCTTTGGGAAAAAGAATCGGCTCCCAAGCAAGTAGAGGAAACATTTTTTGAAAAAGACCTTCTTGCTTTTATCGCTGCGAACAGTCCGGTTTTAACAGACTGGCAGCGTGAAATTGTCATGTTAATCCGGCAGGAGATGCTTTACTTCTGGCCGCAGATGGAAACAAAAATTATGAATGAAGGCTGGGCCTCTTACTGGCATATGAAGATTATGAGAGAGCTGTCCTTAACAGAATCTGAGGCCATTGAATATGCGCGTTTGAATGCGGATGTTGTACAGCCGTCTAAAATGGGCATCAACCCTTATTATCTTGGGGTTAAATTATATGAATACATTGAAAAACAATATGGAAACCGCGAGATTTTGTTTGATATCCGCGCCAGAGAATCCGATATTTCTTTTCTCCGCAACTACTTGACGAAAGAATTTGTTGAGCAGGAGGATCTGTATTTGTTTGAGAAAAAAGGAGCCCACTGGACGATCACTGATAAGGAGTGGGCATCGGTGCAGGATCAGCTTGTTTCCTCAAAGGTAAACGGAGGATTCCCATCTCTTTACGTCACAGACGGAAAAGAAGACCTGCATATTTTACATTCGTATGAAGGAAAAGAACTGGACGTTGGATATTTGGAGCAAACCATTCCAAATCTCTATACGTTATGGGGAAAACCCGTTCATTTAACAACCGTTATTGATGGACGGACGACTATTTTTACTTACGGAAAGGACGGGTTAAAAAGGAAGTATGGCGGCATGTTTACCGGTTAA
- a CDS encoding phospho-sugar mutase yields the protein MAWKEEYTRWKNYSELDAEMSELLLSIEEDEKSLEDAFYKNLEFGTGGMRGEIGAGTNRMNVYTIRKASAGLAAYITEQGEEAKKRGVAIAYDSRHKSPEFALESAKTLASAGIQTYLFDELRPTPELSFAVRELNAFAGIVITASHNPPEYNGYKVYGPDGAQLAPEAADRVIDKVNAAGDELQIEVKDEELLKEQGLIQMIGKEIDQAYVDNLVTISEWPEAAQESDVNIVFSPLHGTGNKPVRQALEALGYQNVTVVAEQEQPDANFSTVKSPNPEEKAAFELAIRDGQKVDADILIATDPDADRLGVAVKDGNGGYVLLTGNETGAVLVDYILARKKEKGTLPENGRIFKTIVTSELGRAAAAQYGVSCEDVLTGFKFIGEKIEQYNESGEFTFLFGYEESYGYLIGDFARDKDAVQAALLAVEACAYFKKQGKTLHEALIDLYERVGYFKEGLQSLTLKGKDGAEQIAGLLSSFRAQAPESIAGIRVEAVEDYQTGERTAIATNEKQLIELPSSNVLKYFLEDGTWVCARPSGTEPKVKFYFGVKADSLEEVTEKLALVQEDFMARVNEMLK from the coding sequence GTGGCCTGGAAAGAAGAATATACAAGATGGAAAAACTATTCGGAACTTGATGCAGAAATGAGTGAGCTGCTTCTTTCAATCGAAGAAGATGAAAAAAGTTTAGAAGATGCTTTTTATAAAAATCTTGAATTTGGTACGGGCGGCATGCGCGGCGAAATTGGCGCTGGCACGAACCGGATGAATGTATACACGATTCGAAAAGCGTCTGCAGGTTTGGCAGCTTACATAACAGAGCAAGGAGAAGAAGCGAAAAAACGCGGTGTAGCGATTGCCTATGACTCTCGCCATAAATCACCGGAGTTTGCGCTTGAAAGTGCGAAAACACTCGCTTCAGCAGGTATTCAAACATATCTTTTTGACGAGCTTCGCCCAACACCGGAATTGTCTTTTGCCGTACGTGAGCTGAATGCTTTTGCTGGTATCGTGATTACAGCAAGCCATAACCCGCCTGAGTACAACGGCTATAAAGTGTACGGGCCGGATGGTGCCCAGCTTGCTCCGGAAGCAGCTGATCGTGTCATCGATAAAGTGAACGCAGCAGGTGATGAACTCCAGATCGAGGTAAAAGATGAGGAACTGTTAAAAGAACAGGGACTAATTCAAATGATCGGGAAAGAAATCGATCAGGCATATGTGGACAATCTTGTGACTATTTCAGAGTGGCCGGAAGCAGCACAAGAATCCGATGTCAATATTGTGTTTTCTCCTCTTCACGGTACTGGTAATAAGCCTGTACGCCAGGCACTTGAGGCGCTTGGATATCAAAATGTGACTGTTGTAGCTGAACAGGAGCAGCCAGATGCCAATTTTTCAACCGTAAAATCTCCAAATCCTGAGGAAAAAGCAGCGTTTGAGCTGGCTATCCGTGATGGACAAAAAGTGGATGCGGATATTTTGATTGCGACAGATCCGGATGCAGACCGTCTTGGTGTCGCTGTAAAAGACGGAAACGGCGGATATGTTTTGCTGACAGGAAATGAAACAGGCGCTGTGCTGGTGGATTATATTTTGGCCCGCAAAAAAGAAAAAGGCACACTGCCTGAAAACGGCCGTATTTTCAAAACCATTGTAACGTCTGAGCTGGGACGTGCAGCAGCAGCTCAATATGGTGTTTCATGCGAAGACGTGTTAACCGGCTTTAAATTTATCGGCGAAAAAATTGAGCAGTATAACGAATCAGGCGAATTTACATTCTTGTTTGGTTATGAAGAAAGCTATGGATACTTAATTGGAGATTTTGCCCGTGATAAAGACGCCGTGCAGGCAGCGCTTCTGGCTGTTGAAGCATGCGCGTACTTCAAAAAGCAGGGGAAAACCCTGCATGAAGCATTGATAGATTTATATGAGCGTGTTGGCTACTTCAAGGAAGGCCTTCAGTCTTTGACGTTAAAAGGAAAAGACGGGGCAGAGCAAATTGCGGGGCTGCTGTCTTCTTTCCGCGCGCAGGCGCCTGAATCAATTGCAGGCATCCGGGTCGAAGCCGTAGAAGATTATCAGACAGGGGAGCGTACGGCGATTGCTACGAATGAAAAACAGCTGATCGAGCTGCCTTCTTCAAATGTATTAAAATATTTCCTTGAAGATGGAACGTGGGTGTGCGCTCGTCCATCGGGAACAGAACCAAAAGTGAAATTTTACTTTGGGGTAAAAGCCGATTCGTTGGAGGAAGTAACGGAAAAGCTTGCACTCGTTCAAGAAGATTTCATGGCGCGTGTAAATGAAATGCTGAAATAA
- a CDS encoding disulfide oxidoreductase produces the protein MQKKENLLFTAWAASFTAMLGSLYFSEIAGYEPCELCWYQRILMYPLVLILGIAIARRDTKAAVYSLAMSGIGGLISLYHYGIQKIDFLTDAAPACGRVPCTGMYINWFGFVTIPFLALTAFTIIFVASLMILKRKGA, from the coding sequence ATGCAAAAAAAAGAAAACCTGCTTTTCACCGCATGGGCTGCTTCATTTACAGCCATGCTAGGCAGTCTTTATTTCTCAGAAATTGCCGGCTATGAACCTTGTGAGCTTTGCTGGTATCAGCGTATTTTGATGTACCCTCTCGTATTGATTCTTGGGATTGCGATCGCCAGAAGGGACACGAAAGCCGCTGTTTATTCGCTCGCGATGTCTGGTATTGGCGGTCTTATTTCCCTTTACCATTATGGCATTCAAAAAATCGATTTTTTAACGGATGCTGCTCCTGCCTGCGGCCGGGTGCCGTGCACAGGGATGTATATCAACTGGTTCGGTTTCGTTACCATCCCGTTTCTCGCGTTGACTGCATTTACGATTATTTTCGTGGCCAGCTTGATGATTTTAAAAAGAAAAGGGGCGTAA
- a CDS encoding thioredoxin family protein, which produces MKKVIIFAVVLVAVFGAIAFVTQYQKEEASKGNPYGKDDLHTETVKQLNDPNYQNIILPDDLEKKLEDSEDAVVYFYSPTCPHCQETTPVLMPIADDENVEVLQYNLLEFEQGWTDYGIEYTPTLVYFENGVEKDRLVGSQPEAEWTAFLNQTKENNQ; this is translated from the coding sequence TTGAAGAAAGTGATTATTTTTGCGGTGGTTCTCGTTGCTGTTTTTGGCGCGATTGCCTTTGTAACGCAATATCAAAAAGAAGAAGCATCGAAAGGAAATCCATATGGCAAGGATGACCTTCATACTGAAACGGTCAAGCAGCTGAATGACCCAAACTACCAAAATATTATCCTGCCTGATGACCTTGAGAAAAAATTAGAGGACAGCGAAGATGCGGTTGTTTATTTTTACAGCCCGACCTGCCCACACTGCCAGGAAACCACGCCTGTTTTAATGCCCATTGCGGATGATGAAAATGTAGAAGTACTTCAGTATAATCTGCTTGAATTTGAACAAGGCTGGACAGACTATGGGATTGAATATACACCAACACTTGTTTATTTTGAAAACGGGGTAGAAAAAGACCGCCTTGTCGGCAGCCAGCCGGAAGCGGAATGGACTGCGTTTTTAAACCAGACAAAAGAAAATAACCAATAA
- a CDS encoding DUF5365 family protein produces MSILMSSTIEQEEKIKTLCSYLSKQVFPRYIQSDLIEKIEAEKLFSLDDKQLEQVESLHDASCVITALNTIISILETSSLSTQYEALFTESIHTLQSYQISFPFPLSFFIEQKRTTFSK; encoded by the coding sequence ATGTCCATACTTATGTCTTCAACCATTGAACAAGAAGAGAAAATTAAAACATTGTGCTCTTATTTGTCGAAACAGGTATTTCCACGTTACATTCAGTCTGATCTTATTGAAAAGATCGAAGCAGAAAAACTTTTTTCACTGGATGATAAACAACTTGAACAAGTAGAATCGCTGCACGATGCTTCATGTGTAATCACAGCACTCAATACGATTATTTCCATCCTAGAAACCTCATCTCTTTCTACTCAATATGAAGCATTATTTACGGAAAGTATTCATACATTACAAAGTTATCAGATTTCTTTTCCATTTCCGCTGTCCTTTTTTATTGAACAGAAGCGGACGACTTTTTCAAAATAA
- a CDS encoding RluA family pseudouridine synthase, whose amino-acid sequence MHTIRQNQHWVMYINAELDGSTIEAILSEKWQLPKKMIHLWRMDRSILLNGQPGNWRQPLEQGSSVAFPFFKPGSFGAEPVPPSPSILYEDDHLVVADKPAGIKTHPNDPGERHTLLNCVSYHMSVKGDSLPVRHVHRLDEGTSGAVLFSKHEAAYAVLSRLLEQKEIFRTYYAVVDGPVAKKSGTIKKSIGKDRHHPTRRRISPNGQAAVTHFERVAVQDGRSLLKCRLETGRTHQIRVHLSSIGHPISGDALYGGSGISPHPLLHAAKLTIPHPFVNDCVTVSAPVPDSIKKLFLTTYFE is encoded by the coding sequence ATGCATACAATTCGACAAAATCAGCACTGGGTAATGTATATAAATGCAGAGCTGGATGGTTCAACCATTGAAGCGATTCTTTCAGAAAAATGGCAGCTTCCGAAAAAAATGATTCATTTATGGCGAATGGACCGTTCTATTCTTTTGAATGGACAGCCTGGAAATTGGCGGCAGCCGCTTGAGCAGGGCAGCTCGGTAGCCTTTCCTTTTTTCAAACCCGGTTCATTCGGCGCTGAACCTGTGCCTCCCTCGCCTTCCATTTTATACGAGGATGATCATTTGGTGGTTGCGGATAAACCGGCCGGAATAAAGACCCATCCGAATGACCCCGGTGAACGCCATACGCTGCTCAACTGTGTAAGCTATCATATGTCAGTGAAAGGAGACTCTCTTCCTGTACGGCATGTCCACCGCCTCGATGAAGGAACAAGCGGAGCTGTTTTGTTTTCAAAACATGAAGCGGCTTATGCCGTGCTCTCCCGCCTGCTCGAGCAAAAAGAAATTTTTCGCACATACTATGCAGTAGTGGACGGGCCTGTGGCAAAAAAAAGCGGCACGATAAAAAAATCAATTGGAAAAGATCGCCATCATCCGACAAGACGGCGGATTTCTCCGAACGGCCAGGCAGCGGTTACTCATTTTGAACGGGTGGCCGTGCAGGATGGCCGCTCCTTGCTAAAGTGCCGGCTCGAAACAGGCCGCACTCACCAAATTCGTGTCCATTTGTCCTCGATCGGCCATCCGATTTCTGGAGATGCATTGTACGGCGGAAGCGGGATTTCTCCCCATCCACTGCTGCATGCGGCAAAATTAACAATTCCTCACCCATTTGTAAATGATTGCGTAACCGTATCGGCTCCTGTGCCGGATTCAATAAAAAAGCTTTTTTTAACGACATATTTCGAGTAA
- a CDS encoding DUF47 domain-containing protein: protein MLLESIALNLKEGADYFAEYKLKNAGDLKIFSDEMKRFETKGDDLMHEVIKELNHTFITPIEREDILALAMSMDDVMDGLEATAAMFEMYSVINADEYMLKFVDALRSCAEEIVSAVELLTVKKLQVIRTHAIKIKEYETVCDGILRQSIKHIFTIEKDPIRLIKMKEIYENLEEVADYCQDVANTLETIIMKNA from the coding sequence ATGCTGCTTGAATCTATTGCGTTAAATTTAAAAGAAGGTGCAGACTATTTCGCTGAATATAAGCTGAAAAATGCTGGAGATTTGAAAATCTTTTCAGATGAAATGAAACGCTTCGAAACAAAAGGCGATGACCTTATGCATGAAGTGATTAAAGAATTGAACCACACTTTCATCACACCCATTGAACGTGAGGACATTCTGGCGCTGGCAATGAGCATGGATGATGTGATGGACGGGCTTGAAGCTACCGCCGCTATGTTTGAAATGTACTCTGTTATTAACGCGGACGAGTACATGCTGAAATTCGTCGATGCGCTTCGTTCTTGCGCAGAGGAAATTGTCTCAGCTGTTGAACTGCTTACTGTTAAAAAACTGCAGGTGATCCGCACCCATGCTATTAAAATCAAGGAATACGAAACGGTTTGTGACGGAATTCTTCGCCAATCGATCAAACATATTTTTACAATCGAGAAAGATCCGATCCGCTTGATTAAGATGAAAGAAATTTACGAAAATCTTGAAGAAGTTGCGGACTACTGCCAAGACGTCGCGAATACACTTGAAACCATTATTATGAAAAACGCATAA